A region of Subtercola boreus DNA encodes the following proteins:
- a CDS encoding ABC transporter ATP-binding protein, giving the protein MTALSEPLVRRAPDAPSAGLRVDDLHVAISRGHSIIDAVTGVTFDLERGETLGIVGESGSGKSLTLRAAMGALPRGAEISGGDILVDGDVMKPDQRRPHVAMIFQDPLGALNPTRRVGRQIMDAALSREGVTKKQAAERALQLLKDVGISDAARRMRMWPHELSGGLRQRIMIAMALATDPEVLLCDEPTTALDVTVQDQILGLLDQIRRERNVALVFVTHDLAVVANLCQRIAVMYAGEIVEVGPAAEVLTSPKHPYTRALLDASITAEVRPFRPIPGLPPDPTTFTDTCRFAARCGFATDSCRTVPTTLGVGAHVSNCIRESELALETEGVAA; this is encoded by the coding sequence ATGACCGCACTCAGCGAACCCCTCGTGCGCCGGGCACCGGATGCTCCTTCGGCCGGACTCCGCGTCGACGACCTGCATGTCGCGATCTCCCGCGGGCACAGCATCATCGACGCCGTCACCGGGGTGACCTTCGACCTCGAACGCGGCGAGACGCTCGGCATCGTCGGTGAGTCCGGCAGCGGCAAGAGTCTCACCCTGCGGGCGGCGATGGGCGCCCTGCCCCGCGGTGCAGAGATCAGTGGTGGCGACATCCTCGTCGACGGCGATGTCATGAAGCCCGATCAGCGTCGCCCACACGTCGCGATGATCTTCCAGGATCCGCTCGGCGCTCTGAACCCCACCCGGCGCGTCGGCCGGCAGATCATGGATGCCGCGCTGTCGCGGGAGGGTGTGACGAAGAAGCAGGCGGCGGAGCGTGCGCTCCAGCTGCTGAAGGACGTCGGGATCTCCGACGCCGCCCGCCGTATGCGCATGTGGCCGCACGAACTCTCGGGCGGCCTCCGCCAGCGCATCATGATCGCCATGGCGCTCGCCACCGACCCCGAGGTGCTGCTCTGCGACGAGCCGACGACGGCGCTCGACGTCACCGTGCAGGACCAGATCCTCGGGCTGCTCGACCAGATCCGCCGGGAGCGGAACGTCGCGCTCGTCTTCGTGACCCACGACCTGGCGGTCGTCGCGAACCTCTGCCAGCGCATCGCGGTGATGTACGCGGGCGAGATCGTCGAGGTGGGTCCGGCCGCCGAGGTGCTGACGTCGCCGAAGCACCCGTACACACGGGCACTGCTCGACGCGTCGATCACCGCGGAGGTGAGGCCGTTCCGGCCCATCCCGGGGCTGCCGCCCGACCCGACGACGTTCACCGACACCTGCCGGTTCGCGGCGCGGTGCGGGTTCGCCACCGATTCCTGCCGCACGGTGCCCACCACTCTGGGCGTGGGCGCGCATGTGTCGAACTGCATCCGTGAGAGCGAACTGGCCCTCGAGACCGAAGGGGTGGCCGCATGA
- a CDS encoding ABC transporter permease translates to MNAIAASPAGRAVARSARLPRTKLSPATKRVIVGSSLAALILLLGILSPVLTPYDPNAQALTSRLLAPSAAHLFGTDSFGRDVFTRTLASATIDIPLALAATIGPAIIGTVLGALSGYVGGILDSFVMRLCDVLQAFPTYVFFLVMVFATGGGVSAYLVGAAVIFWVPFARLVRSEVMLIKELDYVRAARSLGYSKFRQLFRHIVPNAIPQVIVFSASQMVFCLLGLAGLSFLGVGVPAPTAEWGAMIADGQQYIRTAWWISTLPGLFILVVGIAFSVLSDGLDQRNRR, encoded by the coding sequence ATGAACGCCATCGCAGCGTCGCCCGCCGGCCGCGCCGTCGCCCGGAGTGCCCGTCTTCCTCGCACGAAGCTGTCCCCGGCCACGAAGCGCGTCATCGTCGGCAGCTCCCTCGCTGCGCTCATACTGCTGCTGGGCATCCTGAGCCCGGTGCTCACCCCCTACGACCCGAACGCCCAGGCCCTCACCTCGAGGCTGCTCGCCCCGTCTGCAGCCCACCTGTTCGGCACGGACTCGTTCGGGCGTGATGTCTTCACCCGCACGCTCGCGTCGGCGACCATCGACATTCCGCTCGCACTGGCCGCGACCATCGGGCCGGCGATCATCGGCACCGTGCTCGGCGCCCTCTCCGGGTATGTGGGCGGCATCCTCGACTCCTTCGTGATGCGCCTCTGCGACGTGCTGCAGGCATTCCCCACCTATGTGTTCTTCCTCGTCATGGTGTTCGCGACAGGTGGCGGCGTCTCGGCCTACCTCGTCGGGGCCGCGGTCATCTTCTGGGTGCCGTTCGCCCGGCTGGTGCGCTCGGAGGTCATGCTGATCAAAGAACTCGACTACGTGCGGGCCGCCCGCAGCCTCGGTTACTCGAAGTTCCGGCAGCTGTTCCGGCACATCGTGCCGAACGCCATCCCGCAGGTGATCGTGTTCTCCGCCTCGCAGATGGTCTTCTGCCTGCTCGGCCTCGCGGGCCTCTCGTTCCTCGGGGTGGGCGTGCCTGCACCCACCGCCGAATGGGGTGCGATGATCGCCGACGGCCAGCAGTACATCCGCACGGCCTGGTGGATCTCCACCCTTCCTGGCCTCTTCATCCTCGTCGTGGGAATCGCGTTCTCGGTTCTCAGCGACGGGCTCGACCAAAGGAACAGGCGATGA
- a CDS encoding ABC transporter permease: MTRYLTRRFLHGVVTLVALSVISFLLVRLAPGDASDLIGGTQASPEQRAAIRESLGLNQPLITQYWNYLSNVVRGDFGTTIVGSSPIGPLLANAAVPTLWLAGASIIMTLVIAITLGILASRRPGGFVDVISGGLTVAGMAMPSFWIGIMLVVFIALPTGLFPIGGWPADTGARLNAIILPAFALSLTIIPVLLKSLRSSLISIGDSDYVHVSRSLGNQGFGLLTKTLFRNAVIPMIPLAASMMAYLFGGTVIIETTFGLPGLGQMLVQGTKSRDANIVLGVVLIIGVLVVLSNIVADVVRGLLDPRVRLA; encoded by the coding sequence ATGACCCGCTACCTCACCCGAAGATTCCTTCATGGTGTCGTCACGCTCGTCGCGCTCAGTGTCATCTCGTTCCTGCTGGTTCGACTGGCTCCCGGCGACGCGTCCGACCTGATCGGCGGAACCCAGGCCTCCCCCGAACAGCGGGCGGCCATCCGGGAGAGCCTCGGCCTCAACCAGCCCCTCATCACCCAGTACTGGAACTACCTCAGCAACGTCGTGCGGGGCGACTTCGGAACCACCATCGTCGGCAGCTCCCCGATCGGCCCGCTGCTCGCCAATGCGGCGGTTCCGACGCTCTGGCTCGCGGGGGCCTCCATCATCATGACGCTCGTCATCGCGATCACGCTCGGCATTCTGGCCTCCCGCAGGCCCGGCGGCTTCGTCGACGTCATCTCCGGCGGGTTGACCGTCGCGGGAATGGCCATGCCGAGCTTCTGGATCGGCATCATGCTGGTGGTCTTCATCGCCCTGCCGACCGGTCTCTTCCCGATCGGTGGCTGGCCGGCCGACACGGGCGCCCGGCTGAATGCGATCATCCTTCCGGCCTTCGCTCTGTCGCTCACGATCATCCCCGTTCTGCTGAAGAGCCTGCGCTCGTCGCTCATCTCCATCGGGGACTCCGACTATGTGCACGTCTCGCGGAGCCTCGGAAACCAGGGGTTCGGGCTTCTGACGAAGACGCTCTTCCGCAACGCCGTCATCCCGATGATCCCTCTTGCCGCGTCGATGATGGCCTACCTCTTCGGCGGAACGGTGATCATCGAGACGACATTCGGGCTGCCGGGTCTCGGCCAGATGCTCGTGCAGGGCACGAAGTCGAGGGATGCCAACATCGTGCTCGGCGTCGTGCTGATCATCGGGGTGCTGGTGGTGCTCTCGAACATCGTCGCCGATGTGGTGCGGGGCCTCCTCGACCCGAGAGTGAGGCTCGCATGA
- a CDS encoding LLM class flavin-dependent oxidoreductase translates to MSDDRFHLGAFTSFKPLDWRSAFSGENKHLWADGSLWVDMVTELERAHFDYVMFEDSVMVSDAYGGTSEADLRYGMFAPKNDPLMLIPMIAHATSHIGLVTTGSTTFFPPYELARTISTLDGLTRGRSGWNIVTSSENRAAQNYGLPELPEHDDRYARADDYVANVTRLFGSPEELGTMPSRQGKPVYCQAGSSPRGRDFAAKHADTILVSAHGLPAMKAYRDDLRQRIERAGRDPDSVKLLFVVMPTFGDTTAEAVAKKSRASAQVEIALGALSAITEIDFSLFDLDAPVPTELTTNGHLGYLQEFMRMGESMTTLRELAQQWGISCLDLVGSHADVADRMCEAMEFIGGDGFLIAGIGNRRYLSEVVDGLAPELVARGAMRTGYSSTLLAENLLEF, encoded by the coding sequence ATGTCTGACGACCGCTTCCACCTCGGTGCATTCACCTCCTTCAAGCCGCTCGACTGGCGCAGCGCCTTCAGTGGCGAGAACAAGCACCTGTGGGCAGACGGCTCCCTGTGGGTCGACATGGTCACCGAACTCGAGCGGGCGCACTTCGACTACGTGATGTTCGAGGATTCGGTGATGGTCTCCGACGCCTACGGCGGAACCTCCGAGGCCGACCTGCGGTACGGGATGTTCGCGCCGAAGAACGACCCGCTGATGCTCATCCCGATGATCGCGCACGCCACGTCGCACATCGGTCTGGTCACGACCGGATCCACCACCTTCTTCCCCCCTTACGAGCTCGCGCGCACGATCTCCACCCTCGACGGGCTCACCCGGGGTCGCTCCGGCTGGAACATCGTGACCTCGAGTGAGAACAGGGCCGCCCAGAACTACGGGCTGCCCGAGCTGCCGGAGCACGACGACCGGTACGCACGCGCCGACGACTATGTGGCGAACGTCACCCGGCTCTTCGGCTCGCCCGAAGAACTCGGCACGATGCCCTCCCGGCAGGGCAAACCGGTGTACTGCCAGGCCGGGAGTTCGCCGCGGGGCCGTGACTTCGCCGCGAAGCATGCGGACACGATCCTGGTGTCGGCGCACGGACTGCCCGCCATGAAGGCCTATCGCGACGACCTGCGCCAGCGCATCGAACGCGCCGGCCGCGACCCCGACAGCGTGAAGCTGCTCTTCGTCGTGATGCCGACCTTCGGCGACACCACCGCAGAGGCGGTCGCGAAGAAGAGCCGTGCATCCGCTCAGGTCGAGATCGCCCTCGGCGCGCTCTCGGCCATCACCGAGATCGACTTCTCGCTGTTCGACCTCGACGCACCGGTGCCGACGGAGCTGACGACGAACGGGCACCTCGGTTACCTGCAGGAGTTCATGCGCATGGGGGAGTCGATGACGACCCTGCGTGAGCTCGCCCAGCAGTGGGGGATCAGCTGCCTGGATCTCGTCGGGTCCCATGCCGACGTGGCCGACCGGATGTGCGAGGCGATGGAGTTCATCGGCGGCGACGGCTTCCTCATCGCGGGTATCGGCAACCGGCGCTACCTCAGCGAGGTCGTCGACGGTCTCGCGCCCGAGCTGGTCGCCCGGGGAGCGATGCGCACCGGGTACTCCTCGACGCTCCTGGCCGAGAACCTTCTCGAATTCTGA
- a CDS encoding LLM class flavin-dependent oxidoreductase yields the protein MTTQPLGLGWLTTFAAPTGPTGPNAARPAAADDWADGSAHVSLARQLERAGFDFVIVDDEAPGDRPDGRPRTAADGEGARHDSFPLVGLLGSVTSRLRIVGSTSTGTLAPYHVARSLATLDNLLGGRVGWNARLENGPDALERAVEFSQVMKALWASWQPGSLVLDAEAPLFADFTKVLPIDHRGRHFASRGPLNALPPVRTPLITVTQQTPDARAFAARCADVLVLTAEADDLPARVANVRLAVSDSGRDPVELEVLLGVHPVLADTRADAEARSAREAGHPGVGAAVRLGLVGTPAEVAERLHALRDETGNDGFVIVGPADRRYVAEIAEGLVPALDRLAAAEPVAALDPKEPLHV from the coding sequence ATGACCACTCAACCACTCGGCCTGGGCTGGCTGACGACGTTCGCGGCACCGACAGGGCCGACGGGCCCGAACGCCGCGCGACCGGCCGCCGCCGACGACTGGGCCGACGGCAGCGCCCACGTCTCCCTCGCGCGCCAGCTCGAACGGGCAGGCTTCGACTTCGTGATCGTCGACGACGAGGCACCCGGCGACCGACCGGACGGCCGGCCCCGCACCGCCGCCGACGGCGAGGGAGCCCGGCACGACTCGTTCCCGCTCGTTGGGCTGCTCGGCTCGGTCACCTCGCGCCTCCGGATCGTGGGCTCGACCTCGACGGGCACGCTCGCCCCGTACCACGTGGCCCGCAGCCTCGCCACGCTCGACAATCTGCTCGGCGGCCGCGTCGGCTGGAACGCACGGCTCGAGAACGGTCCCGATGCTCTCGAGCGCGCGGTGGAGTTCAGCCAGGTCATGAAAGCCCTCTGGGCATCGTGGCAGCCCGGTTCGCTCGTGCTGGATGCCGAGGCCCCGCTCTTCGCGGACTTCACCAAGGTGCTGCCCATCGACCATCGGGGGAGGCACTTCGCCAGCCGGGGCCCGCTGAACGCCCTCCCGCCGGTGCGCACACCCCTGATCACGGTCACCCAGCAGACTCCGGATGCCCGCGCCTTCGCCGCACGGTGCGCCGACGTTCTCGTTCTCACCGCGGAGGCCGACGACCTCCCCGCACGCGTCGCCAACGTACGCCTGGCCGTGTCGGACTCCGGGCGCGACCCCGTTGAGCTCGAGGTGCTGCTCGGCGTGCATCCGGTGCTCGCAGACACCCGGGCCGACGCGGAGGCGCGGAGCGCGCGGGAAGCGGGCCACCCGGGTGTCGGCGCGGCGGTCCGCCTCGGGCTGGTGGGAACGCCCGCCGAGGTCGCGGAACGCCTGCACGCTCTGCGGGACGAAACGGGCAACGACGGATTCGTCATCGTGGGCCCGGCCGACCGGCGGTACGTCGCCGAGATCGCGGAGGGGCTGGTTCCCGCCCTCGACCGCCTCGCCGCAGCAGAACCCGTCGCTGCACTCGACCCGAAGGAGCCCCTCCATGTCTGA
- a CDS encoding glucosamine-6-phosphate deaminase — protein MRVLILPDAESVAAAAAEVIQTEIDRAAVPGPAVPANAGFTLGVSTGSTPLGVWRELVRRHDDEGLSFANTRAVTLYEYVGVPASAPESFRSVIREQLLDPVGIPEDRVVGLDGSAPDVAAEAARFETAIAAAGGVDLQVLGIGPNGHLGFNEPTSSLGSRTRAKTLPDSARAGYQSIFGSVDLVPFQVLTQGIATIMDARRLLLLGLGASRADAVRAAVEGAVSAFWPASALQLHPHVTVLVDEEAAAGLTHTDYYRAVAANDSRRVSGRRTP, from the coding sequence GTGCGCGTTCTGATTCTTCCCGACGCGGAGTCCGTTGCGGCGGCGGCCGCGGAGGTGATCCAGACGGAGATCGACAGGGCCGCGGTGCCCGGGCCGGCGGTTCCGGCGAACGCAGGCTTCACCCTGGGCGTCTCCACCGGGTCCACCCCGCTCGGCGTCTGGCGCGAGCTGGTGCGCCGTCACGACGACGAGGGCCTGTCGTTCGCGAACACCCGCGCCGTGACCTTGTACGAGTACGTCGGCGTGCCCGCTTCCGCTCCGGAGTCGTTCCGCTCGGTCATCCGTGAGCAGCTGCTCGACCCGGTCGGCATCCCGGAAGACAGGGTGGTGGGTCTCGACGGGAGCGCCCCGGATGTCGCCGCCGAAGCAGCGCGCTTCGAGACGGCCATCGCGGCTGCCGGGGGAGTCGACCTCCAAGTGCTCGGCATCGGGCCGAACGGCCATCTCGGTTTCAACGAGCCGACGTCGTCGCTCGGTTCCCGCACCCGCGCGAAGACCCTGCCGGATTCGGCGCGGGCCGGTTACCAGTCGATCTTCGGAAGCGTCGATCTCGTTCCGTTCCAGGTGCTGACGCAGGGCATCGCGACGATCATGGATGCCCGCCGGTTGCTGCTCCTCGGCCTCGGCGCGTCGCGGGCGGATGCCGTCAGGGCGGCGGTCGAAGGCGCGGTCTCCGCATTCTGGCCGGCGTCGGCTCTGCAACTGCACCCGCACGTCACGGTGCTCGTCGACGAAGAGGCGGCAGCAGGGCTCACCCACACGGACTACTACCGCGCCGTCGCAGCCAACGACTCGCGACGGGTTTCAGGAAGGCGCACACCATGA
- a CDS encoding GntR family transcriptional regulator produces the protein MNIYREVALTREAGFRTVRGPIRERQPLAMSSRRAYLLIRSAIRSGQFDLGEQLEERRLVDSLHLSRTAVRLALGELTAEGVLARRPRVGTIVSRRPTSIALPDASVPPGDLRRVSSGELALGWPFAGRIDLPGGVARVVVDVIHVDGDPVGVRTLYTDVTVEEHANTSSGLTVEAEFERRYGEAPARTESASEAISCDHRVGALLGLADAFSAVLLWRETVLFGRDGVPRMLFHTQYRGDRIAFSSSVAVPKAA, from the coding sequence ATGAACATCTATCGCGAGGTGGCCCTGACCCGGGAGGCAGGCTTCCGCACAGTGCGCGGGCCGATCCGTGAGCGGCAACCGCTGGCGATGTCGTCGCGGCGCGCCTACCTGCTGATCCGGTCGGCGATCCGCTCCGGCCAGTTCGATCTCGGCGAGCAGCTCGAGGAACGCCGGCTCGTCGACTCCCTGCACCTCAGCCGCACCGCGGTGCGCCTCGCGCTCGGCGAGTTGACCGCGGAGGGTGTGCTGGCGCGGCGTCCCCGGGTCGGAACGATCGTCTCGCGCCGGCCGACGTCGATCGCGCTGCCCGACGCGAGCGTGCCGCCGGGTGACCTCCGCCGGGTCAGTTCGGGGGAGCTCGCACTCGGGTGGCCCTTTGCCGGCCGCATCGATCTTCCCGGCGGGGTGGCGCGGGTGGTGGTCGACGTGATCCATGTCGACGGTGACCCCGTCGGTGTGCGCACCCTCTACACCGACGTCACGGTGGAGGAGCACGCGAACACCTCCTCAGGCCTGACGGTCGAGGCCGAGTTCGAGCGGCGGTACGGAGAGGCCCCGGCCCGCACCGAGTCGGCCAGCGAAGCGATCTCGTGCGACCACCGCGTCGGTGCGCTGCTCGGCCTCGCCGACGCCTTCTCCGCGGTGCTGCTGTGGCGGGAGACGGTGCTCTTCGGCCGCGACGGCGTGCCCCGCATGCTCTTCCACACCCAGTACCGCGGTGACCGCATCGCCTTCTCCAGCAGCGTCGCTGTGCCGAAGGCAGCCTGA
- a CDS encoding GntR family transcriptional regulator, which yields MRPDPSTTVARTYESVRSAIRSGALPSGTRIDEADVIRSLSSSRTAVREAFTWLAEEGLVERRQRSGTVVTRVPNSFTGDRFTGLVEHLLYDRVDPAPGPVAARIVSGGRMRVLSHLLLTGGEPVAVRTVYRSAEQPAEGARPEVSGSAQSDFRATFGIDLARIDTTVEAIGCDEQTAQLLRVAPGSPILLREQVLVGVDGAARLLSQAHYAGARSSFVAGLAPEHPDAG from the coding sequence ATGAGACCCGATCCGAGCACGACCGTCGCACGCACCTACGAATCCGTCCGTTCGGCGATCCGCAGCGGGGCACTGCCCTCCGGCACCCGCATCGACGAGGCCGACGTCATCCGTTCGCTCTCTTCGAGCCGCACCGCCGTGCGGGAGGCATTCACCTGGCTCGCCGAGGAGGGTCTCGTCGAACGGCGCCAGAGGAGCGGCACCGTGGTCACGCGCGTGCCGAACAGCTTCACGGGCGACCGCTTCACCGGTCTCGTCGAGCATCTTCTGTACGACCGTGTCGACCCTGCACCCGGCCCGGTGGCCGCGCGGATCGTGTCGGGCGGCCGGATGCGGGTGCTCTCCCATCTCCTCCTCACCGGGGGTGAGCCTGTCGCCGTGCGCACCGTCTACCGCTCGGCGGAACAGCCGGCCGAGGGAGCGCGGCCGGAGGTCTCCGGGTCGGCGCAGAGCGACTTCCGGGCGACCTTCGGCATCGACCTGGCGCGTATCGACACGACGGTCGAGGCGATCGGTTGCGACGAACAGACCGCGCAGTTGCTTCGCGTCGCGCCCGGTTCACCGATCCTGCTGCGGGAACAGGTGCTGGTCGGGGTCGACGGGGCGGCTCGGCTGCTCTCCCAGGCCCACTACGCGGGAGCCAGGTCGTCGTTCGTCGCCGGGCTCGCTCCCGAGCATCCAGACGCCGGCTGA
- a CDS encoding MDR family MFS transporter, with product MSIRPPDTTPALPPKRQRRIVLGLMMGVALSSLDSMVVATALPTIAGDLGGLSQIAWIVIAYAVATTAVIPLYGKLSDVFGRRPIFLLAIILFIVGSVWSGLAQNLPELIGARALQGLGGGGLIGLAQTVIGDVVPPRERGRYQGYIGVVVALMSIIGPSVGGIVTDAFSWRWIFLANLPLGLIAMISTSRVLRGAPQQRVRHSIDYLGSVLLLLFVVPLVLGLFRVPDAGLADPVTIALLGSGVLFLGAFLWRQLVAREPIMSLSLFRLPDFRRASLAGFCVGLATAGITLYFPLLLQTVKGLSAAESGLLFIPQSLSLMAMNLVCGRIISRTGRYKAVLVAGLFTLAASAALLALLPGDAPVWPYVIGIVLFGVGIGCSTPVLMLVVQNAVGPDQLGVATATLAFTRSMGTTLGTAVFGTITTAVLVSRLGSGTDYLSAAPSDVAALPPALRDAVLSGITDAVGAVFAVSIPIGIAAAVLALAIRETPLRARV from the coding sequence ATGAGCATCCGTCCGCCCGACACCACCCCCGCACTCCCGCCGAAGAGACAGCGTCGCATCGTTCTCGGCCTGATGATGGGCGTGGCCCTGTCGTCGCTCGACAGCATGGTCGTCGCCACGGCGCTGCCGACCATCGCCGGCGACCTCGGCGGCCTGAGCCAGATCGCGTGGATCGTGATCGCCTACGCCGTCGCGACGACCGCCGTCATCCCGCTGTACGGCAAGCTCTCCGACGTGTTCGGGCGCCGTCCCATCTTCCTGCTGGCGATCATCCTGTTCATCGTGGGTTCGGTCTGGTCGGGTCTCGCTCAGAACCTGCCCGAACTCATCGGCGCCCGGGCTCTCCAGGGTCTCGGTGGCGGCGGACTCATCGGTCTCGCGCAGACCGTGATCGGAGACGTCGTGCCGCCCCGCGAACGCGGTCGGTACCAGGGGTACATCGGCGTGGTCGTGGCCCTGATGAGCATCATCGGCCCGAGCGTCGGCGGAATCGTGACAGACGCCTTCTCCTGGCGCTGGATCTTTCTCGCGAACCTCCCCCTCGGGCTGATCGCCATGATCTCGACCTCGCGGGTGCTGCGCGGGGCACCGCAGCAGCGGGTTCGGCACTCGATCGACTATCTGGGGTCGGTGTTGCTGCTGCTTTTCGTCGTGCCGCTGGTTCTCGGGCTCTTCCGGGTACCGGATGCCGGACTCGCCGACCCCGTGACCATCGCCCTGCTCGGCAGCGGCGTTCTGTTTCTCGGGGCGTTCCTCTGGCGGCAGCTCGTGGCCCGGGAGCCGATCATGTCGCTCAGCCTGTTCCGTCTGCCGGACTTCCGCCGGGCATCCCTCGCCGGCTTCTGCGTCGGACTCGCGACAGCCGGCATCACGCTCTACTTCCCGTTGCTGCTGCAGACCGTCAAAGGTCTCTCCGCCGCGGAATCCGGGCTGCTGTTCATCCCGCAGTCACTCTCCCTCATGGCGATGAACCTGGTCTGCGGTCGCATCATCAGCCGCACAGGCCGCTACAAAGCGGTGCTCGTGGCCGGGCTCTTCACCCTCGCGGCCTCGGCGGCGCTCCTCGCGCTGTTGCCGGGCGACGCCCCGGTCTGGCCGTACGTGATCGGCATCGTGCTGTTCGGGGTGGGCATCGGATGCTCGACCCCCGTCCTGATGCTCGTCGTGCAGAACGCGGTCGGCCCCGACCAGCTCGGAGTCGCGACCGCCACCCTGGCCTTCACCCGGTCGATGGGAACCACCCTCGGCACGGCGGTCTTCGGCACGATCACCACGGCGGTTCTCGTCTCGCGCCTCGGCAGCGGAACCGACTACCTCTCGGCGGCGCCTTCGGACGTGGCCGCCCTGCCTCCGGCGCTCCGGGACGCCGTGCTCTCCGGCATCACCGATGCCGTCGGCGCGGTGTTCGCCGTGAGCATCCCGATCGGCATCGCGGCGGCAGTGCTGGCGCTCGCCATTCGGGAGACGCCGCTGCGTGCACGCGTCTGA
- a CDS encoding aminotransferase class I/II-fold pyridoxal phosphate-dependent enzyme — MTLQTSLFTAHPYDDITLETLFDRGGGKWGRYDRDVISACTVETDFPVAGAVQSRIMEMVEAGRTGYANFPKPPLHLFEAWAGFSDRHFGWAPDAALSFCTDYPTNGLSEAMRALLEPGSEVAYTTPGFASVVGIIERAGLVPRQINHALQLDRPAEYMDLDVIEAAFADGVRAFVLINPHHPHGFVASRDHLAAFAALADRYGVRVFADEVFAPSTFPGETFTPFASLDAESARRSVTVTTGSKVWNLRAFPAAILYAADEATAVTLRTPGMDRVMSQASFVGTEALVTALTSTDGWLASFTAYLDRNARFVEEEFPKLLPGIRIARAASGFTVWLDLGEFGVDEPTPYLIEHAKVGMSRGQHFGPEGFRCVRLNIGTPTHVLAEIGSRMAAAL, encoded by the coding sequence ATGACTCTGCAGACCTCCCTGTTCACGGCGCACCCCTACGACGACATCACGCTCGAGACCCTCTTCGACCGGGGCGGCGGCAAGTGGGGGCGGTACGACCGGGACGTCATCTCGGCGTGCACGGTCGAGACCGACTTCCCTGTCGCGGGTGCCGTGCAGAGCCGCATCATGGAGATGGTCGAGGCGGGCCGAACCGGCTACGCGAACTTCCCGAAACCTCCGCTGCACCTGTTCGAGGCGTGGGCGGGCTTCTCCGACCGGCACTTCGGCTGGGCCCCGGATGCCGCGCTGTCGTTCTGCACCGACTACCCGACGAACGGGCTCTCGGAGGCGATGCGCGCATTACTCGAACCGGGCAGCGAGGTGGCGTACACGACGCCCGGCTTCGCCTCCGTCGTCGGCATCATCGAGCGCGCGGGCCTTGTCCCGCGTCAGATCAACCATGCCCTCCAGCTCGACCGGCCGGCCGAGTACATGGATCTCGACGTCATCGAGGCCGCCTTCGCCGACGGCGTGCGTGCCTTCGTGCTGATCAACCCGCACCACCCGCACGGCTTCGTGGCGAGCCGCGATCACCTCGCCGCCTTCGCCGCGCTCGCCGACCGCTACGGCGTTCGGGTCTTCGCTGACGAGGTGTTCGCGCCGTCGACCTTCCCGGGCGAGACGTTCACCCCGTTCGCCTCGCTCGACGCCGAGTCCGCCAGGCGGAGTGTCACCGTGACGACCGGCTCGAAGGTCTGGAATCTGCGGGCGTTCCCGGCGGCCATCCTGTACGCCGCCGACGAAGCGACGGCAGTCACGCTCCGCACGCCGGGAATGGATCGGGTCATGTCGCAGGCCAGTTTCGTCGGAACGGAGGCGCTCGTCACGGCGCTGACCTCGACCGACGGCTGGTTGGCCTCGTTCACGGCCTACCTGGACCGCAACGCGCGTTTCGTCGAGGAGGAGTTCCCGAAGCTGCTGCCGGGCATCCGTATTGCCCGGGCGGCATCGGGGTTCACCGTCTGGCTCGACCTCGGCGAGTTCGGGGTCGACGAGCCCACCCCGTACCTGATCGAGCACGCGAAGGTGGGGATGTCCCGGGGGCAGCACTTCGGACCGGAGGGTTTCCGTTGCGTGCGCCTGAACATCGGCACGCCCACCCATGTGCTCGCCGAGATCGGCAGCAGGATGGCCGCCGCTCTCTGA